One window from the genome of Variovorax sp. PAMC26660 encodes:
- the egtD gene encoding L-histidine N(alpha)-methyltransferase, which yields MRNPNTSPSSLSFVSAKPQQQSSQRAPSAGEPLSEFGREMQAGLARTPRSISPKFFYDAAGSQLFDRICELPEYYPTRTELRILGECAGEIAGQIGPNAEIVEFGAGSLTKVRLLLDALETPKRYLPIDISGEHLEAAAERLKADYPKLVVQPIAADYTMPLVLPAPMAGAGRRVGFFPGSTIGNFEPEEALAFLQLAARMLRGGGLLIGVDLVKDPGRLHAAYNDAQGVTGEFNLNLLRRANSELDADFDLDGFAHAAFYNAPRQRIEMHLVSRRAQTVSLKGEQFGFEEGETIHTEYSHKFTVDGLRALAVRAGFRPGAVWTDPEKLFSVHWLLA from the coding sequence ATGCGCAATCCAAACACCTCGCCTTCTTCGCTGTCGTTCGTGTCCGCGAAGCCGCAGCAGCAGTCATCGCAACGCGCGCCATCGGCGGGCGAGCCGCTGTCCGAATTCGGGCGAGAGATGCAGGCAGGCCTTGCGCGCACGCCGCGCAGCATTTCGCCCAAGTTCTTCTACGACGCGGCGGGGTCGCAACTGTTCGATCGCATCTGCGAGTTGCCCGAGTACTACCCCACGCGCACCGAGCTGCGGATTCTTGGCGAGTGCGCGGGAGAGATCGCCGGGCAGATCGGGCCGAATGCCGAGATCGTCGAGTTCGGCGCGGGGTCGCTGACCAAGGTGCGCCTGCTGCTCGATGCGCTGGAGACGCCCAAGCGTTATCTGCCCATCGACATTTCAGGTGAGCATCTCGAAGCTGCGGCCGAGCGGTTGAAGGCGGACTATCCGAAGCTCGTGGTGCAGCCCATTGCTGCGGACTACACGATGCCGCTGGTGCTGCCTGCGCCGATGGCCGGGGCCGGGCGGCGCGTGGGGTTCTTTCCGGGGTCGACGATCGGTAATTTCGAGCCTGAAGAGGCCCTGGCCTTCCTGCAGTTGGCTGCGCGGATGCTGCGTGGGGGTGGGCTGCTGATCGGGGTCGACCTGGTGAAAGATCCGGGGCGTCTGCATGCGGCTTACAACGATGCGCAAGGGGTGACGGGTGAGTTCAATCTCAACCTGCTGCGCCGGGCGAATTCGGAACTGGATGCGGACTTCGATCTGGATGGGTTTGCGCACGCGGCGTTCTACAACGCGCCGCGGCAACGGATCGAGATGCACCTTGTGAGTCGGCGGGCCCAGACCGTTTCCTTGAAGGGGGAACAGTTCGGGTTTGAGGAGGGGGAGACGATTCATACGGAGTACTCGCACAAGTTCACTGTGGATGGGTTGCGTGCTTTGGCTGTGCGGGCGGGGTTTCGGCCTGGGGCTGTTTGGACCGATCCTGAAAAGCTCTTCAGCGTTCACTGGTTGCTTGCCTAG
- the egtB gene encoding ergothioneine biosynthesis protein EgtB codes for MTLSRPITQAAGALRDKFREVRAMSLALAAPLSSEDQCIQSMPDASPTKWHLAHTTWFFETVLLQPHAADYQPFDPRFHYLFNSYYEALGPRHPRPHRGLLTRPSVDEVHAYRRHVDEAVVALLEEGGLDWAAIEPIVTLGLNHEQQHQELLLTDILHALSCNPLLPAYKPASGPAVRLAAVPPAVRWLSRPGGVVEVGHAGPDFSFDNETPRHQALVLPYAMADRLVNCGDYAQFIADGGYQRAELWLSDGWAAVQANGWRHPAYWLAPDDPRLAVGLQPQQQQPSPQGAAAGWHVFGLHGVRPMEADAPVAQLSFYEAAAYAEWAGARLPTEFEWEAACDAPGIVQMTGHVWQWTRSSYDPYPGFRPMPGIAAEYNGKFMVGQLVLRGGSVATPAGHTRPSYRNFFPPAARWQFSGLRLAKDL; via the coding sequence ATGACGCTTTCCCGGCCGATCACACAGGCGGCGGGCGCACTGCGCGACAAGTTTCGTGAGGTGCGCGCCATGAGCCTGGCGCTTGCCGCGCCGCTCTCGTCCGAAGACCAGTGCATCCAGTCGATGCCCGATGCGAGCCCGACCAAGTGGCATCTGGCGCACACCACCTGGTTCTTCGAGACCGTGCTGCTGCAGCCGCATGCCGCGGACTATCAGCCTTTCGATCCGCGTTTTCATTACCTCTTCAACTCGTACTACGAAGCGCTGGGGCCGCGCCATCCACGGCCGCATCGCGGGCTGCTGACACGGCCTTCGGTGGACGAGGTGCATGCGTACCGCCGGCATGTGGACGAAGCAGTGGTGGCGCTGCTCGAAGAGGGCGGGCTCGATTGGGCTGCGATCGAGCCCATCGTCACGCTCGGGCTCAACCACGAGCAGCAGCACCAGGAGCTGTTGCTCACCGACATCCTGCATGCGCTGTCGTGCAATCCGCTGCTGCCGGCGTACAAGCCTGCGAGCGGGCCGGCTGTGCGATTGGCTGCCGTGCCGCCCGCGGTGCGCTGGCTGTCGCGGCCCGGTGGTGTGGTCGAGGTGGGGCATGCAGGCCCCGATTTTTCTTTCGACAACGAAACGCCACGCCATCAGGCGTTGGTGCTGCCCTATGCCATGGCCGACCGCCTGGTGAACTGTGGCGACTACGCGCAGTTCATTGCCGATGGTGGCTACCAGCGGGCCGAACTCTGGCTGTCCGATGGCTGGGCTGCGGTGCAGGCGAATGGCTGGCGTCATCCGGCGTACTGGCTTGCGCCGGACGACCCGCGTCTTGCAGTCGGTTTGCAGCCGCAACAGCAACAGCCGTCGCCGCAAGGCGCTGCTGCGGGCTGGCATGTGTTCGGTCTTCATGGTGTGCGCCCGATGGAGGCCGATGCGCCGGTGGCACAACTGAGTTTTTACGAAGCTGCCGCGTATGCCGAATGGGCCGGTGCGCGACTGCCGACCGAGTTCGAGTGGGAAGCCGCATGCGACGCTCCCGGCATCGTGCAGATGACGGGCCATGTCTGGCAGTGGACGCGCTCGTCCTACGATCCGTATCCGGGTTTCCGCCCGATGCCCGGCATCGCGGCCGAATACAACGGCAAGTTCATGGTGGGGCAACTTGTGTTGCGCGGTGGCAGCGTGGCCACGCCGGCCGGGCACACGCGGCCCAGCTATCGCAACTTCTTTCCGCCGGCGGCGCGCTGGCAGTTCTCGGGGCTGCGGCTCGCGAAAGACCTTTGA
- a CDS encoding NAD(P)/FAD-dependent oxidoreductase — MQTTNPSDRPRVVIVGCGFGGLEAARKLQGADVDVTVIDKTNHHLFQPLLYQVATAGLAAPSIAAPVRSLFRKQPRITTLLGEVSAIDPATRSVQLAHGDHVPYDHLIVAAGATHSYFGHDEWAPVAPGLKTLADAFEIRRRVLLSFEAAEITADLEHRRALLTFVVIGAGPTGVEMAGTLAEIAKHTLSGEFRHIDPSSAQVLLVEGGPRVLQAMPESLSQKALEQLEKLGVEVRLNARVTAIDATGLEVQTGGGADGAAIASYRIDSSCVVWAAGVAASPLGRMLGSATGVECDRAGRIKVEPDLSLAGHPEISVVGDLAAAMSHAPGKPPKPVPGVSPGAKQMGRAAAANILRRIAGQPTVPFRYADYGNLATIGRNSAVVDLGTPFGPLRFSGRLAWLFWLFAHAYFLIGFRNRIVVMMDWAGAYWSFQRNARVVADVQGKSES; from the coding sequence ATGCAAACGACCAACCCTTCGGACAGGCCACGTGTCGTCATCGTCGGCTGCGGATTTGGCGGACTCGAAGCGGCGCGCAAGCTGCAGGGCGCCGACGTCGATGTCACGGTGATCGACAAGACCAACCACCATCTGTTTCAGCCCCTGCTCTACCAGGTGGCGACCGCCGGGCTTGCCGCCCCGTCGATCGCGGCGCCGGTGCGTTCGCTGTTCCGCAAGCAGCCGCGCATCACCACGCTGCTGGGCGAAGTGAGCGCCATCGACCCGGCCACGCGCTCGGTGCAACTGGCCCACGGCGACCACGTGCCCTACGACCACCTGATCGTGGCTGCCGGCGCCACGCACAGCTACTTCGGGCACGACGAATGGGCGCCCGTTGCGCCGGGCCTGAAGACGCTGGCCGATGCCTTCGAGATCCGCCGCCGCGTGCTGCTGTCCTTCGAGGCGGCCGAAATCACCGCCGACCTGGAACATCGCCGCGCCCTGCTCACCTTCGTGGTGATCGGCGCCGGCCCCACAGGCGTCGAAATGGCCGGCACGCTGGCCGAGATCGCCAAGCACACGCTCTCGGGCGAATTCCGCCACATCGATCCGTCGAGTGCGCAGGTGCTGCTGGTCGAAGGCGGCCCGCGCGTGCTGCAGGCCATGCCCGAATCGCTGAGCCAGAAGGCGCTGGAGCAACTGGAAAAACTGGGCGTCGAAGTGCGGCTGAATGCGCGCGTCACCGCCATCGACGCCACCGGGCTCGAAGTGCAGACCGGCGGTGGCGCCGATGGCGCGGCCATCGCGAGCTACCGAATCGATAGCAGTTGCGTGGTCTGGGCGGCCGGCGTCGCGGCCTCTCCGCTGGGGCGCATGCTCGGCAGCGCAACCGGCGTCGAATGCGACCGCGCAGGCCGCATCAAGGTCGAGCCCGACCTGAGCCTGGCGGGCCACCCTGAAATCAGCGTGGTGGGCGACCTCGCCGCCGCCATGAGCCACGCGCCCGGCAAGCCGCCGAAGCCGGTGCCCGGCGTGTCACCCGGCGCCAAGCAGATGGGGCGCGCCGCAGCCGCGAACATCCTGCGCCGCATCGCGGGCCAGCCCACGGTGCCGTTCCGCTACGCGGACTACGGCAACCTGGCCACCATCGGCCGCAACTCGGCGGTGGTGGACCTGGGCACGCCCTTCGGCCCGCTGCGCTTCAGCGGCCGGCTCGCGTGGCTGTTCTGGCTGTTCGCGCACGCGTACTTCCTGATCGGTTTTCGCAATCGCATCGTCGTGATGATGGACTGGGCCGGCGCCTACTGGAGCTTCCAGCGCAATGCGCGCGTGGTGGCGGACGTGCAGGGCAAGAGCGAGTCGTAG
- a CDS encoding MFS transporter — MNQLFWIILKPSISVRHPRATLVAAALGFVVVLLDVSVVNVALEALRQEFGADVSGLQWVLNAYTLVFAALLLTSGALGDRFGARRVFIFGFVLFTLASGACGLAPNLSALVAARVIQGLGAALLVPNSLSMLQQAFPDREQRSRAVGWWGAIGGISLAAGPVLGGLLITHTGWRSIFLINLPVGLIGLFLALRHTAPGSAGHRRNLDLPGQVAIISALAALTVALTEAGRLGWQHPWVQGGLLLALVAAISFVRIELRSQAPMLPLGLFRIPTFTVASLAGVVVNFAYYGLIFVFSLFFQIEQQLSPQQAGLAFLPMTIVLMAVNVIAGRLITRMGARRLMVLGLALAACGYLMLLPVSIDGSYWMLVVPMLLAASGVALTVPTMTNATLSSVDASRAGIASGVLNSARQIGGMLGVAVFGYLVRDTAPEPFMRGMHWSLGISVALLLAGSLMCLFGIQKDRTQPA; from the coding sequence GTGAATCAGCTTTTTTGGATCATTTTGAAGCCCTCAATTTCTGTTCGCCATCCTCGTGCCACGCTGGTCGCTGCCGCACTCGGATTCGTCGTCGTCCTGTTGGATGTCAGTGTTGTCAACGTTGCCCTTGAGGCCCTCCGCCAGGAGTTCGGTGCTGACGTGTCAGGACTGCAGTGGGTGCTCAACGCCTACACGCTGGTTTTCGCAGCGTTGCTCCTAACCAGTGGTGCACTGGGCGACCGCTTTGGCGCTCGGCGGGTTTTCATATTCGGCTTTGTCCTGTTCACGCTGGCATCGGGAGCCTGCGGTCTGGCCCCAAACCTGTCGGCACTGGTGGCTGCACGAGTGATCCAGGGTCTGGGCGCGGCGCTGCTGGTGCCCAATTCCCTTTCCATGTTGCAGCAGGCTTTCCCTGATCGGGAGCAGCGCAGCCGCGCGGTCGGTTGGTGGGGCGCCATCGGCGGTATTTCCTTGGCTGCGGGGCCGGTGTTGGGCGGGTTGCTGATCACGCACACCGGCTGGCGCAGCATTTTCCTGATCAATCTGCCTGTGGGTTTGATCGGACTGTTCCTTGCCTTGCGTCATACCGCGCCGGGGAGCGCTGGTCATCGCCGCAACCTCGATCTTCCCGGTCAGGTGGCGATCATCTCGGCACTGGCTGCTCTCACGGTGGCTCTGACCGAGGCCGGTCGCCTGGGCTGGCAGCATCCGTGGGTCCAGGGTGGCCTCCTGCTGGCACTGGTCGCGGCCATCAGCTTCGTGCGCATCGAGTTGCGCAGCCAGGCGCCGATGCTGCCCCTCGGGCTCTTTCGCATCCCTACTTTCACCGTGGCTTCACTGGCCGGCGTTGTCGTGAACTTTGCCTATTACGGGCTGATCTTTGTCTTCAGCCTGTTCTTCCAGATTGAGCAGCAGCTTTCGCCTCAGCAGGCAGGCCTGGCGTTCCTGCCCATGACGATCGTGCTGATGGCGGTGAACGTCATCGCCGGACGTTTGATCACGCGCATGGGCGCCAGGCGCCTGATGGTTCTGGGGCTGGCACTTGCGGCTTGCGGCTATCTGATGCTGCTGCCGGTCAGCATCGACGGCTCCTATTGGATGCTGGTCGTTCCGATGCTCTTGGCGGCCAGCGGTGTCGCCCTGACCGTGCCTACGATGACCAACGCCACGCTGTCATCGGTTGACGCCTCGCGTGCCGGTATCGCCTCGGGTGTCCTCAACTCGGCGCGCCAGATCGGAGGCATGTTGGGCGTGGCCGTGTTTGGCTATCTGGTCCGCGACACTGCGCCAGAGCCGTTCATGCGCGGCATGCATTGGTCGCTCGGTATATCGGTTGCGCTGCTGCTGGCGGGAAGCCTGATGTGCCTCTTCGGAATTCAGAAGGATCGGACACAACCTGCATGA
- a CDS encoding LysR family transcriptional regulator, with amino-acid sequence MFDWENLRHFLAVARAGTLSGAARALQVDHATVSRRLAAFESELQASLVQRLPRACQLTPMGQQVFEQALAMEEGAYAIERRTQASRHPLNGKVTLSAPPILATHLLAGKLADFRVAHPGIQLSISAQAHQVSLSHREADIALRLVRPKEAGSVVRKLGCMPFALYASRDYAPLRRPQDWTFIAYDAQFADMPQQHWLLGIAGHRPVSCELSDISGHLAAARAGAGVAGLPCFLADTDPVLLRLKHEGESFSRDIWLVVHRDLRRAAPMRAVMDFLIEVVASQKALALDKTR; translated from the coding sequence ATGTTCGACTGGGAAAATCTTCGCCATTTCCTGGCAGTGGCCCGTGCCGGAACCTTATCCGGCGCCGCCCGTGCACTGCAGGTAGACCATGCAACGGTCAGTCGGCGGCTGGCCGCATTTGAAAGCGAGTTGCAGGCCTCATTGGTCCAGCGCTTGCCGCGCGCCTGCCAGTTGACCCCGATGGGCCAACAAGTCTTTGAACAAGCGCTGGCCATGGAGGAAGGCGCTTATGCCATCGAGCGACGAACCCAGGCGAGCCGGCATCCCCTGAATGGCAAAGTGACGCTCAGTGCGCCGCCGATCCTGGCAACGCACCTGTTGGCCGGCAAGCTGGCCGACTTCCGTGTCGCCCATCCTGGTATCCAGCTTTCCATATCGGCACAGGCCCATCAGGTTTCGCTGAGCCACAGGGAAGCCGATATCGCACTGCGGTTGGTACGCCCCAAGGAAGCAGGCAGTGTCGTGCGCAAGCTGGGGTGCATGCCCTTTGCGCTGTATGCAAGTCGCGACTATGCGCCGCTGCGCCGCCCGCAGGACTGGACGTTCATTGCCTATGACGCACAGTTCGCCGACATGCCGCAGCAACACTGGCTTCTGGGAATCGCTGGCCACCGGCCAGTGAGTTGCGAACTCAGCGACATCAGCGGCCACCTGGCCGCCGCACGCGCGGGGGCCGGCGTCGCAGGGCTGCCGTGCTTCCTCGCCGATACCGATCCCGTGCTGCTGCGCCTGAAGCACGAAGGCGAGAGCTTTTCACGCGACATCTGGTTGGTGGTGCATCGCGACCTGCGACGTGCGGCTCCAATGCGCGCGGTAATGGATTTTCTGATCGAGGTCGTCGCCTCGCAAAAGGCTCTCGCCTTGGACAAGACAAGGTAG
- a CDS encoding thermonuclease family protein translates to MLLRAPLLFSLLVFSSFLAQAAPRTCLVVGISDGDTLTARCGRIGAYERVKVRIAAIDAPEKAQPYGQRSKQALSDMCFRENARITEIDTDRYGRTVADVSCNGEDAGSRMVSQGWAWVYDYNRLATKRGGGLFKLQDSARAKRLGLWADAKPTPPWDWRKRQREQPHWGGFF, encoded by the coding sequence ATGCTCTTGCGCGCGCCGCTGCTTTTCAGCCTTCTTGTCTTTTCTTCCTTCCTGGCCCAAGCGGCTCCCCGAACCTGCCTCGTCGTCGGCATCAGCGACGGCGACACGCTCACCGCGCGGTGCGGCCGCATCGGCGCCTACGAGCGCGTCAAGGTGCGCATTGCCGCCATCGATGCGCCCGAAAAAGCACAGCCTTACGGCCAGCGCAGCAAGCAGGCACTGAGCGACATGTGCTTTCGCGAGAACGCGCGCATCACCGAGATCGACACCGACCGCTACGGCCGCACGGTGGCCGACGTGAGCTGCAACGGCGAGGACGCCGGCAGCCGCATGGTGTCCCAAGGCTGGGCCTGGGTCTACGACTACAACCGGCTGGCCACCAAGCGCGGTGGCGGGCTGTTCAAGCTGCAGGACAGCGCGCGGGCCAAGCGCCTGGGCCTGTGGGCCGACGCGAAGCCGACACCGCCCTGGGACTGGCGCAAGCGCCAGCGCGAGCAGCCGCATTGGGGCGGGTTCTTCTGA
- a CDS encoding tetratricopeptide repeat protein — protein sequence MQEPTQDDWFLEANNAWDAGAHKKALSLFLKAAAAGETHALNSVGYFLDHGIGVKKNAAAARDWYRKAAKAGDVAGCANLAICYRDEGNFRWARFWFERAFAQGDGDAALELGRLFLWEGPNRNDHKVVHYLTQAVASPGVSADGKKEAGRLLKSLGRK from the coding sequence ATGCAAGAACCCACTCAGGACGACTGGTTCCTCGAAGCGAACAACGCATGGGATGCGGGCGCGCACAAGAAGGCGCTGTCACTCTTCCTCAAGGCCGCGGCAGCAGGCGAGACCCACGCGCTGAACAGCGTCGGCTATTTCCTCGACCACGGCATCGGCGTGAAGAAAAACGCCGCGGCTGCGCGCGACTGGTATCGCAAGGCCGCCAAGGCGGGCGACGTTGCGGGCTGCGCCAACCTGGCCATCTGCTACCGGGACGAAGGCAACTTTCGCTGGGCCCGGTTCTGGTTCGAGCGCGCTTTCGCCCAGGGCGATGGCGACGCGGCGCTGGAACTGGGGCGGCTCTTTCTCTGGGAAGGCCCGAACCGGAACGACCACAAGGTCGTTCACTACCTGACCCAGGCAGTGGCCTCGCCCGGCGTCAGCGCGGACGGAAAGAAAGAAGCCGGGAGGCTGCTGAAGTCGCTGGGACGAAAGTGA
- a CDS encoding long-chain fatty acid--CoA ligase: MQQRPHYKFWPKRLPHSITVPATSMWHNLATSAARYPDKAALVFFGRVVSYRDFAAQAERLAGTLQALGVKRGDRVILNMQNCPQLVIAHFAILRANAVVVPVNPMNRAEELKHYITDPDARVALTTGDLAGELAKASDALPASQQLTHMIVTQFTDAFDAGVTGDDAPAPAWNDWLTKRHPLPALADGQVIAWTDALAAGHAPPEHVVGTNDMALLPYTSGTTGLPKGCVHHHSSLMHNAVAGQLWGQATSEAVVLAVVPMFHITGVVSMMHTSILAAATLVIMPRWDRDVAGRLISRWKVTSWTNIPTMVIDLMASPNFASYDLSSMTHIGGGGAAMPQAVAQRLFEQYGLKYQEGYGLTETAAPSHTNPSDNPKQQCLGIPFMSTDARVVDPDTLKELPVGESGEIIIHGPEVFQGYWKRPDATAAAFVEFEGKRFFRSGDMGRMDEDGYFFITDRLKRMINASGFKVWPAEVELLMFRHPAIQEACVISTKDDYRGESVKAVVVLRATHKDTTEQQIIDWCRENMAVYKIPRKVQFVDALPKSGSGKVMWRLLQEDENGAKK, encoded by the coding sequence ATGCAACAACGCCCGCATTACAAGTTCTGGCCCAAACGCCTGCCGCATTCGATCACCGTGCCTGCCACCTCGATGTGGCACAACCTGGCTACATCGGCCGCGCGCTACCCGGACAAGGCCGCGCTGGTGTTCTTTGGCCGCGTGGTCAGCTACCGCGATTTCGCTGCCCAGGCCGAGCGCCTGGCCGGCACGCTGCAGGCGCTGGGCGTGAAGCGCGGCGACCGCGTGATCCTGAACATGCAGAACTGCCCGCAACTGGTGATCGCGCATTTCGCGATCCTGCGGGCCAATGCCGTGGTGGTGCCGGTCAACCCGATGAATCGGGCCGAGGAGCTGAAGCACTACATCACCGACCCCGACGCCCGGGTGGCCCTGACCACCGGCGACCTGGCCGGCGAACTCGCCAAGGCCAGCGACGCCTTGCCGGCCAGCCAGCAGCTCACGCACATGATCGTGACCCAGTTCACCGACGCCTTCGACGCCGGCGTGACCGGCGACGACGCGCCGGCACCCGCGTGGAACGACTGGCTCACCAAGCGCCATCCGCTGCCGGCCCTGGCCGACGGCCAGGTGATCGCCTGGACCGACGCGCTGGCCGCCGGCCATGCGCCGCCCGAGCACGTGGTGGGCACCAACGACATGGCGCTGCTGCCCTACACCAGCGGCACCACCGGTCTGCCCAAGGGCTGCGTGCACCACCATTCGAGCCTGATGCACAACGCCGTGGCCGGCCAGCTCTGGGGCCAGGCGACATCGGAGGCGGTGGTGCTGGCCGTGGTGCCCATGTTCCACATCACGGGCGTGGTGAGCATGATGCACACCTCGATCCTTGCGGCGGCCACGCTGGTCATCATGCCGCGCTGGGACCGCGACGTGGCGGGCCGGCTGATCTCGCGCTGGAAGGTCACGAGCTGGACCAATATTCCGACCATGGTGATCGACCTCATGGCCAGCCCCAATTTTGCGAGCTACGACCTGTCGAGCATGACCCACATCGGCGGTGGCGGTGCGGCCATGCCGCAGGCCGTGGCACAGCGCCTGTTCGAGCAGTACGGCCTGAAGTACCAGGAGGGCTACGGCCTCACCGAGACCGCCGCGCCTTCGCACACCAACCCTTCGGACAACCCCAAGCAGCAGTGCCTGGGCATTCCGTTCATGAGCACCGACGCGCGCGTGGTCGACCCCGATACGTTGAAGGAACTCCCGGTCGGTGAATCGGGCGAAATCATCATCCACGGCCCCGAGGTGTTCCAGGGCTACTGGAAGCGCCCCGACGCGACCGCCGCCGCCTTCGTCGAGTTCGAGGGCAAGCGCTTCTTCCGCTCGGGCGACATGGGCCGCATGGACGAGGACGGCTACTTCTTCATCACCGACCGCCTCAAGCGGATGATCAACGCGAGCGGCTTCAAGGTGTGGCCGGCCGAGGTCGAGCTGCTGATGTTCCGCCACCCCGCGATCCAGGAGGCCTGCGTCATCTCGACCAAGGACGACTACCGCGGCGAATCGGTCAAGGCCGTGGTGGTGCTGCGCGCCACGCACAAGGACACCACTGAGCAGCAGATCATCGACTGGTGCCGCGAGAACATGGCGGTCTACAAGATCCCGCGCAAGGTGCAGTTTGTCGATGCGTTGCCCAAGAGCGGCAGCGGCAAGGTGATGTGGCGGCTACTGCAGGAAGACGAGAACGGGGCGAAGAAGTAG
- a CDS encoding CHRD domain-containing protein: MADCSLGTEDVVPPHAGKGGGSMFGTLTLATGRFTWRVNYARLSGPATLAGVYGPAAKGSNGPLVVRLPPHSEGVQHNTGPDAGYELTGTSTLTQAQMDDLMAGLWYVSVSTRDWPAGEVRGQMKRSTAGVHGG; encoded by the coding sequence ATGGCCGACTGCTCGCTCGGCACCGAAGACGTGGTCCCGCCCCACGCCGGCAAAGGCGGCGGCTCGATGTTCGGAACACTGACGCTGGCCACCGGCCGCTTCACGTGGCGCGTGAACTACGCGCGCCTGAGCGGGCCGGCCACGCTCGCGGGCGTTTATGGCCCTGCCGCCAAGGGCAGCAACGGTCCGCTGGTGGTCCGGTTGCCGCCGCACAGCGAAGGCGTGCAACACAACACGGGCCCCGACGCCGGCTACGAGCTGACCGGGACGAGCACGTTGACGCAGGCCCAGATGGACGACCTCATGGCCGGCCTCTGGTACGTCAGCGTATCGACCCGCGATTGGCCGGCAGGCGAAGTCCGGGGACAGATGAAGCGCAGCACTGCCGGCGTGCACGGCGGCTGA
- a CDS encoding OsmC family protein has product MAADKHASVHWEGAGKTGKGQVSTETGALKDYPYGFASRFEDDKRGTNPEEIVGAAHAACFTMAFAFALEKEGLAATKIDTRAAVRLARDGDGFKIDRIALELDASVPNLDEAKFQQIAAAAKAGCPLSKALASVPEITLKATLAG; this is encoded by the coding sequence ATGGCCGCAGACAAGCACGCAAGCGTTCACTGGGAAGGTGCCGGCAAGACCGGCAAAGGCCAGGTCAGCACCGAGACCGGCGCCCTCAAGGACTACCCCTACGGCTTCGCGAGCCGTTTCGAGGACGACAAGCGCGGCACCAACCCCGAGGAAATCGTCGGCGCGGCCCATGCGGCCTGCTTCACGATGGCCTTTGCATTCGCGCTCGAAAAAGAAGGCCTGGCCGCCACGAAGATCGACACCCGGGCGGCCGTGCGGCTGGCCAGGGATGGTGACGGCTTCAAGATCGACCGCATCGCGCTGGAGCTTGATGCGAGCGTGCCGAACCTCGACGAGGCGAAGTTCCAGCAGATCGCAGCCGCCGCCAAGGCCGGTTGCCCGCTGTCGAAAGCGCTGGCGAGCGTGCCCGAGATCACGCTGAAGGCCACGCTGGCCGGCTGA
- a CDS encoding ester cyclase has product MKEQTELQARRERLVLDHFADETRQDFDAVLGTFPHPHYELIPSGEVHDGIADVRQYYTDTRRAFPDQRHEIIQLRHADDSVIVEFWLLGTHRGPLKGLPPTGNSFRCRMNAFFIFEGDRLVCERVYFDTLTMLRQLLVGVPAEAVGPLVAGLLSQPAAAPKPETAAA; this is encoded by the coding sequence ATGAAAGAACAGACCGAACTTCAAGCCCGCCGCGAGCGCCTCGTCCTCGACCATTTCGCCGACGAGACCCGGCAGGATTTCGACGCCGTGCTCGGCACCTTCCCGCATCCGCACTACGAGTTGATTCCGAGCGGCGAGGTGCACGACGGCATCGCCGATGTGCGCCAGTACTACACCGACACGCGCCGCGCCTTCCCCGACCAGCGGCACGAGATCATCCAGCTTCGGCATGCCGACGATTCGGTGATCGTCGAGTTCTGGCTGCTCGGCACGCACCGTGGTCCGCTCAAGGGACTGCCACCGACGGGCAACAGCTTCCGCTGCCGCATGAACGCCTTCTTCATCTTCGAGGGCGACAGGCTGGTTTGCGAACGGGTGTATTTCGACACGCTGACGATGCTGCGGCAACTGCTGGTGGGCGTGCCGGCAGAGGCAGTGGGCCCACTGGTCGCCGGGCTGCTCAGCCAGCCGGCGGCGGCGCCCAAGCCAGAGACCGCTGCTGCATGA